A stretch of DNA from Gemmatimonadota bacterium:
CCGCGGGCAAGACGACTTTTACGGATATACTATCTGATAGGCTCACTGATTTTGGCCCTGTCGTGCTCAATCAGGATAGCTATTTTCGCGACTGGTCAGCGCTGCCAGAAGACGAGCGCGAGATTCAGCGGACGGCAAACCATCCGCGGGCTGTGCTGTGGGAGCCTTTGATCGCGCATGTCAGATGTTTGCGCGAGGGACAGGCGATTGAAATGCCACCGCCCGGTACACGCGCTTTTCGGCGGGGCGATGATCCTCAAAAGGTCGTGCCTGAGAGACTAATTATTGTGGAGGGGCACTTGATTTTTTCGCAGGAGGCGCTGAGGTCTTTGCTGGATATCAAGCTGTTTTTGGATGTGGATACACACGAGCGGGTGCTCAGGCGTATGTTGCGGAATACGTCGAGTGGGATGTCGCTGGAAGATGCGGTGGCATGGTATCGCCGGGATGTCGTGCCCAATTATCGCGTCTATACGGAGCCGACAAGGGCGTACGCGGATTTGATTGTGCCTTTTGAAGGGGATGTGCAAGTAGCTGTCGATGTTGTGGCAAATGGCATACGCAGGATGATTCAACATAGATAGCAAGTATGGCTTGCCTCGCGTGTTTTCTGGTCGTAAATTTACGAATCAACGAATCAACGAATCTGTGACGGAGCTTGTAATAACTCTGGGTGGTTGAGTGGGGTTCGTCTATTCGTCTATTCGCAGTTTGATCTTACGACGCTGATTTTTGACCTGTAATTTTTAAGGAGACGACCACTATGACCGTTCAATCCGATTGGGCTGTTCTCACAGATGAACAGCGGCAGTTTTTTGAGGATAATGGGTATCTCTTGATCGAAGACGCGCTGCCGCCCGATGTTGTCGCCGAACTCAATGCGGCGACTGATGAAATTTACGACCGGGAAAAGGCGGATGGTCGCCTGGAGAAAGCGGGCAAGCTCAACTTGCGGAACTGCATTGTGCATCACGATGCTTTTCTTCAGTTGCTCGATTGGCCGACCACGGCGCCTCTGGCGTGGCAGATTCTCAACTGGAATATCCAGATGATTACCTCGCACCTCATTGTTTTGCCGTCTGGTCCAGAGCCTCCGGAAGAGGAAAAGCGCAAGGGTGGGTATCACCGCGATGGCGGTTCGTCTTCCAGGGAGATGACCGAACCCCATCCGCGCATTCTGCTCAAAATTGCCTACGCCATCAGCGATCAGACAGATCCCGCCTCGGGGGCGACGCAACTCGTGCCCGGGAGCAATCGGCTATTTGGTAGGCCTGCGATTGATCCGGCAACGGGTCATCCGAGAGGGGCGATCAATATGAATGTCAAGGCGGGTTCGGCATTTATTTTTGAACAGCGCACGTATCACGGTATTGGCAGAAATTGGTCGGGTTTTCCGCGCAAGACCGTTTTTATGGGCTATGCGTATCGCTGGGTCAAGCCTATGGATTACATCAATATGCCCGATGAACTCGTTGTTCGCGCAAATCCCGTTCAAAAACAACTCTTAGGTGTGGTCTCCGATCCGCTCAGTTTTTATATTCCGCAAGCGCAAGATGTGCCTCTCAAAGAGCTTGTGGAAAATGGTGTTTGATTACTCGTCTGTGACGCATCCCTCCGAAGCCGTTTTTACGTTTTTGATGTATTTGTAAAGGGTGCCGCGGTTGGCTTTGTACGGCGGTTGGGTCCAGGCTGCACGGCGTTTTTCGAGTTCTTCGACAGAGACGTCCATGTTGATCTCGCCTTTTTGGCTGTCGATGGTGACCTCGTCGCCGGTTTGGACGAGGGCGATGGGTCCGCCTTCGATGGCTTCGGGAACGACATGTCCGATGAGAAAGCCGTGCGATCCACCCGAAAAACGCCCATCGGTAATCAGCGCGACATCCTGTACCAGCCCTGCGCCAGCCAATGCAGATGTGGGGGTGAGCATTTCCGGCATGCCGGGTCCGCCTTTGGGTCCTTCGTAGCGGATGATGATGACATTGCCTTTTTCGATTTTGCCCTGTTCGAGGGCGGCGAGCATGTCTTCTTCGCAGTCGAATACATTGGCCGCGCCTTTGAATACCTCGCCTTCTTTGCCCGTGATTTTTCCGACTGAACCTTCCGGTGCCAGATTCCCTCGTAAAATTTGCAGATGTCCCGTTGGCTTGATGGGGTCATTAAAGGGGCTTACGATGTCTTGCTGTCCTTCACCCGTGCCATAAGGAGGAAGGGCTTTTATGTCGGCGAGATTTTCGGCAATGGTTTTGCCCGTTACTGTCATCTGGTCGCCGTCGATGAGGTCGGCGTCGAGGAGGAGTTTCATCATTGTGGGTGTTCCGCCGATGTCGTGAAGCTCTTCCATGACGTAGCGCCCAGAGGGTTTGAGGTCACACAGGAGGGGCGTTTCGTTGGATATGTGTTGAAATTCGTCGATGTTGAGGTCTATGTCATAAGCTCTGGCAATGGCGAGTAGATGGAGCACGATATTGGTGGATCCGCCCGTGACGACGGCGAGGCGGATGGCGTTGAGAAAGGATTGTTTGGTGACGATGTCGCGCGGTTTGAGGTCGGCTTCGAGCAGGGCGCGAACAGCGTGACCGGCGTGGATACATTCGGCGTGTTTGTCGGGGTCTTCGGCGGGTGTGCAGGAGGAATAGGGCAGGGAGAGGCCCATGCATTCGATGGCGCTGGCCATGGTATTGGCGGTGTACATGCCGCCGCAAGCACCGGCACCGGGGCAGGCGTGTTCGACGATTTCCTGACGTTCGGCATCGCTGAGCGAGTCTGTGAGAAATTCGCCGTAGCTTTGAAAGGCGGAGATGATGTCGAGTTTGCGTTCTTCACCTCGAATGGTGGCGCAACCTGGTTTTATGGTGCCGCCGTAGATCATCAGGGCAGGGCGGTTGAGGCGGCCCATTGCCATGACCACGCCGGGCATGTTTTTGTCGCAGCCGGGCAGTGCGATCAGGCCATCGTACCACTGCGCGCCCATGAGGGTTTCGATGGAGTCGGCTATGAGGTCGCGGGATTGAAGGGAGAAGGACATGCCGTCTGTGCCCATGGATATGCCGTCGGATACGCCGATGGTGTTGAAGCGCATGCCAACGCATCCGGCTTCGGTGACGCCTTTTTTGGCTTCGGCGGCGAGGTCGTTGAGGTGCATGTTGCACGGGTTGCCTTCGTACCAGACCGAGGCGATGCCGACCTGTGCTTTGTCCATGTCGGCGCGCGTGAGTCCCGTGGCATAGAGCATGGCCTGAGATCCACCCTGGGATTTTCTCTGGGTGATCTGTGAGCTGTACTTATTCAGTTTTGCCATTGAAGATTTCCTTTCGTAGATGAACTTTGTCTTATTTTTCCAAGGTTGTAATTTAACCGATTTGTGGGAGATGTGTCAACAAGGGTGTGGCATATGGCTGATTATGTGTTGCGGGATTATTTGCGCGTGGGGCTGAATCTGGTGTTTGTGGGGTTTAATCCGAGCTTAAGGTCCGCAGAAATTGGTCATTATTACGCGGGGCGCGGCAATCAGTTCTGGCCGTTTTTGTACGAGGCTGGGCTGACGGATCGATTGTTGGAGCCGCGAGAAGATGCGACTATTTTGGATTATAATATCGGGCTGACAGATATTGTGAAGGGGCGCGCGACGCGGGGAATTGGAGATTTGACGGATGGCGATTATGTGTCGGGTTTTGAATTGTTGCGAGAAAAGATGCGGAGGTATCGACCCCGGGTGATTTGTTTTAATGGGAAGAGCGGATATGCCAAAGTGATGGGCGGGAAGCGCGATTACGGTTTGCAAGATGAGATGCTGGAAGGCGCGAAGCTGTTTCTCGCACCGTCAACGAGTGGTGCGCTGCCTATGCCGAGGGTTGAGAAATTGCGGTATTATCGAGAGTTGAAGTCTTTTGTTGATAACTTGTGAAGGAGCGAAGATGAAGCGACCGAATATTTTGTTTGTGATGACCGATGACCACACGCCGCGCGAGATGAGCAGTTATGGCAATCCGATTTTGCATACGCCCAATCTGGATCGCATTGGGAATGAGGGTACGCGGTTTAACAATTGTTTTTCTACTAACGCATTGTGCGCGCCTGCGCGGGGCACGGTGCTGACGGGATGTTTTTCACATGTCCACGGTATTCGGGGAAATTCTGAGAGGGCCGATGCGATTGAGTTTCTGGATCCGAATGTGCCGACGTTTCCCGAGTTGCTTCGCGATGCGGGATACAAGACCGCGTTGTTTGGCAAGTATCATATCCGGCAGGATCCGCGGGGTTTTGATACGTGGTGTATTCATCCCGGGCAGGGCGTGTATTTTGATCCGACGTATATCGATAATGGGAAGGAGGTGCAGAAGGAGGGGTATGCTACGGATATAACGACGGATATGGCGCTTGAATTTTTGAGGGGGCTGGATGGAGGACAGCCTTTCTGTCTGGTGTATCAGTTTAAGGCGCCGCATCGTCCGTTTACGCCAGCACCCCGACACGCGCATCTTTTTGATGATGTTGAGATTCCCCAGCCAGAGACTTATGGCGATGATTTTGCTACGCGGAAGATTGCGGCTCTGGCAGAAGATATGAAGTTTGATATTAGTCTGGCGCCCGATTACGACGATATACCCGAGGGTTTGAGTGAAGGGGAAAAGAAGGATTGGATTTACCAGCGTTTTATGAAGGATCGGTATCGCACGATTTACGGTGTGGATGAAAATCTGGGGCGGGTGCTGGATTATCTGGATGAGATGGGTTGGGCTGACGATACGCTGGTGATTTACACGTCGGATCACGGGTATTTTTTGGGCGATTACGGGTGGTACGACAAGCGGTTTATGTACGAGCCGTCGATTCGCATTCCGCTGGTGGTGCGTTATCCAAATGGAGGTATAAGCGGGAATGTGACCGATGCGCTGGTGATGAATGTGGATTTTGCGCCGACGATTCTGGATTTTGCGGGTGTCGATATTCCCGAAGGTGTGCAGGGCGAGAGTTTGCGTCCGTTGCTCCAGGGGACAGAACCCGATGATTGGCGCAGGTCTGTTTATTACGCCTATTTTGAAGATTCGTGGGTGCTGCACGGCAAGGGGGCAGAGGCGATGTCAGAGCCGTCATTCCAGTATTTTACACCACACCGCATTGGCCCGCATCGCGGCGTGCGTACGGACCGCTACAAGTTGATTGAATATTATGCCGAGGGCGATTACTGGGAGTTGTTCGATTTGCAAGAGGATCCCAATGAATTGCTAAATGTGTACGATGACGCCGCGTATGCAGATCTGGTGGGGGAGTTGAAGACCGAGTTGAGGAGGTTGCAGGCGCAGTATGGGGATTTGAGTGTGTGAAGCTATTTTTTGGGCATGTACACGTCGGTCGCGGAGCCGAGGTGGATTTCTGAGGCGATGCCGATGGATTCGGCAAGCGAGGGGTGCGGGTGAATGGTGTGGGCAATGTCTTCGGCAACGGCAGCCATTTCAATGGCGAGTACGCCTTCGGCGATGAGGTCGCCCGCATGGGGTCCCACGATGCCCATGCCGAGTACGCGCTGGGTATAGGGATCGACAATGAGCTTGGTCTGGCCTTCGATGCGTCCAATGGCATGCGCTTTGCCAGAGGCGGCCCAGGGGAAGCGCACGATAGCGACTTTTCGGTCTTGTTTGAGAGCGTCGGTTTCGGTCAGGCCCACCCATGCAATTTCGGGATCGGTGTACACGACAGAGGGTATGAGTGCGTCAAAAGACGCGGGTTCGCTGGCGAGAACTTCGGCGGCGATTTTGCCTTCGTGTGCGGCTTTGTGAGCGAGGCCGGGGCCCGGAACGGCGTCGCCGATTGCAAAGAGGCGAGGGTCGTTTGTACGCATTTGTGAATCGACTTCGATGAATCCCTGATCGTTGGGTACAATGTCCGTGTTTTCAAGGCCGATATTATCTGTATTTGGGCGTCGGCCAATGCAGAGGAGTACGCGGTCGAATATTTCAGATGTTTTCGATTCTTCGCCTTCCCAGTGTACTTCAATACCGGTATTGACTTCTTCGATATGCGTGACGCGCGTGCTGGTGTGTATGGCGCTGAATGCCTGACGCAATCGGGTTTCGAGGGGTTTGACGAGGTCGGGGTCGGTGCCGGGCAAGAGGGTGTCGGTCATTTCGACGACTGTGACGGCACTTCCCAATGCGGCATAGACACTGCCGAGTTCGAGGCCGATGATGCCTCCGCCAACGACGAGAAGGCTTTTGGGTATTTCGTCGAGATCGAGTGCTGTTGTCGAGTCCAGGATGCGCGGTGTGTCGAGCGCAAAAATTGGGAGGATAATAGGGCGTGAGCCCGTGGCGATGATGGCGTGTTCAAATTCGACGCGGTCGATATCCCCATCACCTGTGATGGACGCGCTTTGAGAATTCTCAAATTGCGCGTAGCCCGTCAGATGGGTGACTTTGCGCTGGCGCACCAGGCCAGACAGGCCAGTCGAGAGGCGGGTGATGATGTTGTCTTTCCAGCCTCGCAGGGCGTCCAGATCGATTTTGGGGGCGCCAAAGGTGAGGCCATATGTTCTGGCTTCACTGGCTTCGGTGATGAGTTCGGCAACGTGGAGCAGGGCTTTGGATGGGATGCATCCGCGCAATAAACAGGTGCCACCGAGGTTGTCGTCGGCATTGACGAGGGTGACTTGCAGGCCCAGATCAGCAGCGCGAAAGGCCGCTGTATATCCGCCGGGACCGCCGCCGATTACGAGGAGATCGGTTTTGTGCGTTTCGGCCATGTGATTTCTCCAGTTTATCCGCCCATGAGCATGAGTTCCGGGTTTTCGAGCGCATCGACGATTTTTCGCATGAATCGCGCACCATCGGCGCCGTCAATAACGCGGTGATCATAAGATAGCGCCAAAGGCATGATGAGGCGGGGTTCAATGCGGCCTTCGCGCACGGTGGCTTCTTCTCTTGCGCGTCCAAATCCCAATATTGCAACTTCGGGGTGATTGACGATGGGGGTAAATTCGCCCACGCCCAGGCTGCCGAGGTTGGTGACGGTGAATGTGCCGCCTTGCAATTCGTCGAGGCCAATTTTGCCGGTGCGCGCGCGGTTGCTGATGTCGCCGAGTTCGAGAGCCAGTTCCAGGATGTCTTTGCGATCGACGTCTTTGATGACGGGAACGAGCAAGCCGCGTTCGGTGTCAACGGCGATGCCGAGGTTATAGTAGTGTTTGAGTATAATTTCATTGGTCCCCGCATCGAGGCTGGCGTTGAATTGCGGAAAGGTCTTTAGCGCGGTGATGATTGCTTTTAGCGCGAGGACAGTTGGCGTCAGTTTGGCCCCCAGTGCTTCGGTTTTTTCTTTGTTGCGCTGCCGAAATGCTTCGAGGTCCGTGACGTCTGCGCGATCAAATTGTGTGACATGAGCCACCTGTTGCCAGGCCTGGCTCATATTTTTTGCGATAATCTGCCGAACTTTGCTGAGGGGTTGGCGTTCGATGTTGCCCCATCTCGAGAAGTCGGGCAATTCGGAGGGCGCAACAGACACAGAACTTCCCGTTTGCCGGTCGCGCACAGCGGCTTTGATATCGTCTTGTGATATGCGTCCACCGGGACCTGAGCCAGCGACCTGGGTGAGATCTACGCCGAGCTCTCGCGCGAGCCGCCGCGTGGATGGGGCTGCGGGAATGGGGTCGCCGTTTGATGTGGGTGCAGGTGGCCTGGGTGCGGAAGGTGTTGGTTCGGGTGCTCTGGCGGTGGGTTCGGGTTCTTCTTCTGGTGCAGGAACTGGTGCTTCGACTTCTGGCTCGGGGACTGCTTGTTGTTCACCTTCTTCAACGGAGATCAATAAGCTGCCTACGGGCACGCGGTCTCCAGCACTGATGTGTATTTTTGTGATGGTGCCAGCAATACTGCTGGGTACTTCAACGAGGGCTTTGTCGGTTTCGAGCTCGACTACGCTCTGATCGACTTCAATGGTGTCGCCTTCGGCAACGAGTACGCTGACAACATCGCCGGCTTCTACACCTTCGCCGAGATCGGGAAGTTTAAATTCGGTTGCCACAAGACCTCCTTAATCGCGGATTGAGTTAATAGTACGTCGTGACCGGGCCTGCCGATACCGGATCGATTTTCTCGGGGTCTATTCCGAGTTCGTCGATGGCTGTGGCGACCTGTTCGCGTTTGATTTTGCCCTGTTTTGCCAGGACGTGAAGCGCGGCCACAGCGATGCATTCGGCGTCAACTTCAAAATGCCGACGCAGAGCCTGGCGTGTGTCGCTGCGCCCAAATCCATCTGTGCCGAGGACCATCAGGTCTTCGGGCACCCAGGGGCGGATCATTTCGGGCAGGGCTTTCATGTAATCGGATGCGGCGACGATCGGGCCATCGGTTTTTTCGAGTACTTTGACGATATACGGCTTTTTTTGGCGTCGTGTTGGGTGTAGCATGTTCCACCGCTCTGTCTCGAGCGCGTCTCGCCGCAATTCTTTGTATGAGGTGACGCTCCACACGTCGGCAGAAATATTGTATTCGGCTGCGAGAATTTCTTGCGCGCGCAGGGTTTCGCGGAGGATGGATGCACTGCCAAAGAGCTGAACTTTGTGCTGGCCCTGTTGCATTCTGTGCTTTTTGAGCGGATAAATGCCTTTGACAATGCCTTCTTCAACGCCTTTGGGCATGGGGGGGTGTTCGTAGTTTTCATTGCCCAGGGTCATGTAGTAATAAACATCTTCCTGTTCCTGGTACATGCGTCGGATGCCGTCCTGGATGATGATGGCAATTTCGTAGGCATAGGCTGGATCGTAGGCAATACAGTTGGGAACGGATGAGGCGAGAATGTGGCTGTGCCCATCTTCGTGCTGGAGACCTTCGCCGTTGAGCGTGGTGCGCCCGGCTGTTCCGCCTAAGAGAAAGCCCTTGCAGCGGATATCGCCGGCCAGCCACATGAGATCGCCCACGCGTTGAAAGCCGAACATGGAATAGTAGATGTAGAATGGGATGGTGTTGACGCCGTGTGTGGCATAAGCTGTGCCAGCGCAGATGAATGAGGACATGGCACCGGCTTCGTTGATGCCTTCTTCGAGAATTTGGCCGTCCTGGGCTTCTCGGTAGTAGCTGATGTTGCCCGCGTCAACGGGTTCGTATATCTGCCCCATGTGCGAGTAGATGCCGAGTTGCCGAAACAGGGAATCCATACCAAAGGTGCGGGCTTCGTCGGGGATGATGGGGACGAGCAGTTTGCCGATGTCTTTGTCGCGGGCGAGTTTGGCAAACAGGCGCGCAAAGGCCATGGTCGTAGAGGCCTGGCGATCGCCTGTACCTTTGAAAGCTTCGTCGAATACCTCGCGCGAGGGTGCTTGAATAGGTTCGGCACGTACACTTCGGGCGGGTAAATATCCGCCGAGTTCGCGGCGGCGTTGTTGTAAGTACTGCATTTCAGGGCTGTCGTCGGGGGGGCGATAAAAGGGTGCTTTGCCCACTTCGCTGTCGGAGATGGGGATGTCAAATCGGCGTTTGAATTCTCGCATCTCGTCTTCTTCGAGCTTTTTTTGCTGGTGGGTCATGTTGCGGCCTTCGCCAGCTTCGCCCAGGCCGTAGCCTTTGATGGTTTTGGCCAGGATAACAGTTGGTGCACCCTTGTGTTCCACGGCGGCTTTGAAGGCGGCGTACACTTTTTCGGGATCGTGACCGCCGCGACGCAATTTTTGGAGTTGTTCGTCCGAGAGGTGATCGACCATTTTGAGCAGGTCGGGATGGGTACCAAAAAAGTCGCGGCGGATGTATTCGCCGGATTCGACGGTGTATTTCTGGTATTGACCATCGACGACTTCTTCCATGCGCTGCTGAAGCAGACCCTGGGTGTCTTTTTCCAGAAGTGCGTCCCAATCGTCTCCCCATATAATTTTGATGACATTCCAGCCAGCGCCGCGAAAGACCTGTTCGAGTTCCTGGATGATTTTGCTATTGCCGCGCACGGGACCGTCGAGGCGTTGCAGGTTGCAGTTGATTACAAAGATGAGGTTGTCGAGTTGTTCGCGGGTTGCCAGGCTGATGGCGCCGAGGGTTTCGGGTTCGTCTGTTTCGCCGTCGCCGACGAAGACCCAGACTTTGGAATCGCGGGTCGATTTGAGGCCGCGGTCTTCGAGGTAGCGGTTGAAGCGGGCCTGGAAGATGCCCACGAGGGGGCCAAGTCCCATTGAGACGGTGGGAAATTGCCAGAAGTCGGGCATGAGATAGGGGTGTGGATAGGAAGACAGGCCGCCGGGATTGCGGAGTTCGCGGCGGAAGTTTTCGAGGTGTTCGGTGCTCAGACGACCTTCGAGGAAGGCGCGGGCATACATGCCGGGCGAGGCATGGCCCTGGAAGAAGACCTGATCTCCGGAGAAATCGCCATCGGGCGCTTTGAAGAAGTGATTTTGGCCCACTTCGTATAGCGTGGCAGCCGATGCAAAGGTGGAGATGTGACCGCCAATGCCATCGGCTTCTTTGTTGGCACGGGTGACCATGGCCATGGCATTCCAGCGCACGAGACTTTTGATGCGGCGCTCGATTTCGCGGTCGCCCGGATAGGGCAGTTGTTTGTCGCGTGAGATGGTGTTGATATAAGGCGTATGAGATGCAAAGGGTATGTCAACGCCCAAACTTTTTTGGGCTTCTTGTTCGAGGCGGTCGAGCAAATAGCGCACGCGGTCGGGACCGCCGTTTTGCAGAACATAAGCCAGAGATTCGATCCATTCTTCGGTTTCGATGGGATCGGTATCGCGAAATGTACCTGGTGCGACAGAATCGGCCATGGTAAACCCCTTTGTTCTGTGGTGCAATGACAGGTATTTGAAATATACGCTCGTATCCAAATATCAATTCTGTGGTGAAATTTACGAGGGATAATGAATTTTGTCAAATGTACAGTGTGTTTTTGCGCGAGAGGATGTTGGATTTTAAGGAAAGGGATCTGGATAAGATATTGTTAATTAGTAAAATAGTGTCATTAGTTGACTGGTTGGTAAAATATAATAAAAAAACAGAGCATCTCGCATCTTTCGAGGGAAGATGATGTCAGGCGTCCGGTACTTGTTGTCCCCGATGGCAGGTCTGGCAGGTGATTTGGGTGAATTGTCCTTCTTTGAAGTCTTTGAGGATTTCGCCATTGATTTTTTGCGTCATGGTAATCATGAGGCGCGCGATGTCTTTGCGGGGGTTTTCGTCTGAGGCAAAGTCATAAGTGGATAGGGATTGGCCTTCTTCCCCTTTGTGGCAAGCGTGACAGCGCACGCCCAGGGCTTTGCTAAAGTCTTTCATGTATTGCATGAGTTGTGCTTTTTTGATGTCTTTGGGCAGGACTTTTAAGTTGGTGTAGGTGTCGGGTATTTGGGCGAAAGATGCGGTGACGATCAGAGAGATGAGGGAACTGAGTGTGAGAATGAGTGCGATGAGTAATGAACGGTGCATAGTGCCTCCTTTTCATCTGTGATTGTCCAGCCATTGCAGTTGATTTGTTTGCGGAAAAGCGGTGATGGGATTTTCGAGGGGGCCAATGCCTTCAAAGGTCATGCACACGTGGTCGCCTTCACACAAGCCGCTTTCGAGGTCGTCGTCGGAAAAGACTATGGGGGTGCCCCAGTAGAGGATTTGGAGGGTGTCGGGTTCAAGGGGTAAGCGGGAAAAGAGCGATCGTTCGAGATGAAAGAGTCCGTCGGGCATGTTGAGATGGTTTTGTCCGGTATGCCCTTTTTTGTAGGCAATGCGCGTGTTGTTGCGTATCACTTCGCAAGAGACGGCTACGCTGCTGTCGTCATAAGCCGAGTTGGTGACCATCAGGGGACCGAGGCTGGCACAGCCGTGGGACCAGTTTTTGGCCTGGGGTAAGTTGAGTGGGTTTTCGGCTTCGATGCCGTTGTCGGTGTAGTCGTTACCGCCGGTGTAGCCCAATCGCTCAATTTGGCCTGTGGCATTGAGGCCATAGATGGTTACGAGTTCTGTTTCGGGTACGAGGCGTTGGGTGTTGTGGGGATGGGATATAGAGCCACCGTGTCCGACGAGGGCAGCGGTGTCGTTTTTGGCAAAGAGTTCGGGCGTGCCGCCCTGTGCACATTCCCGGTATTTTTGATCATAGACGTTGACGGCGTCACCCGTGGCTTGTTTGGCTTCGATTTCGCGCAATTTCGCGCTGTCTTCATGGGTGACGCCCGCCAGCCAGATACGCAATTTGTGCGGTGCATCTGTTGGTGCGGTTACCGGGCTGATGAGATGCGGTTGATCGGGGTCGTCCGTGTTGTCGAGGAGGTCGCGGAGTGAGAGGCGCAGCGCATTGTGGATATTGATTGCCTCTACTGTGGATGCAATACTGTTTTTGTTGCCCCCGTGGCGGTAATAGAGGTCGTGAAGCGAGGCCGGGTGGGGGGCACAGGCCGTAAGATCGAAGACTTCGTCGCCTTTGACAAGTCCCAGACGAGAGCCTCGCTCGGGTTGTGCGAATTGCAATAGTTTCATGGTTGCCTCGGTGATTGTGGGATGGGAAACAAGAATAGTTATAATTGATGGACCTGTAAAGCAGATAATTAGGGATGCGGTTGCGCGATTTTTTTTGCATATTGAGGTAAAAGGAGGCAGGTCTTATGGCAATAGCATTGATTACGGGTGCGTCGAGTGGTATCGGTTTGGAATTGGCGCGGGTGTTTGCGGCTGATGGGGTTGATGTGATTTTGTCGGCGCGGTCCGAGGATAAGTTGCACGATCTGGCGAGAGAAGTGCGAGAGGAGTACGGTGTGAGAGCTGAGGTGATTGTGGCCGATTTGTCGGTGCAGGGCG
This window harbors:
- a CDS encoding c-type cytochrome; translated protein: MHRSLLIALILTLSSLISLIVTASFAQIPDTYTNLKVLPKDIKKAQLMQYMKDFSKALGVRCHACHKGEEGQSLSTYDFASDENPRKDIARLMITMTQKINGEILKDFKEGQFTQITCQTCHRGQQVPDA
- the aceE gene encoding pyruvate dehydrogenase (acetyl-transferring), homodimeric type, producing MADSVAPGTFRDTDPIETEEWIESLAYVLQNGGPDRVRYLLDRLEQEAQKSLGVDIPFASHTPYINTISRDKQLPYPGDREIERRIKSLVRWNAMAMVTRANKEADGIGGHISTFASAATLYEVGQNHFFKAPDGDFSGDQVFFQGHASPGMYARAFLEGRLSTEHLENFRRELRNPGGLSSYPHPYLMPDFWQFPTVSMGLGPLVGIFQARFNRYLEDRGLKSTRDSKVWVFVGDGETDEPETLGAISLATREQLDNLIFVINCNLQRLDGPVRGNSKIIQELEQVFRGAGWNVIKIIWGDDWDALLEKDTQGLLQQRMEEVVDGQYQKYTVESGEYIRRDFFGTHPDLLKMVDHLSDEQLQKLRRGGHDPEKVYAAFKAAVEHKGAPTVILAKTIKGYGLGEAGEGRNMTHQQKKLEEDEMREFKRRFDIPISDSEVGKAPFYRPPDDSPEMQYLQQRRRELGGYLPARSVRAEPIQAPSREVFDEAFKGTGDRQASTTMAFARLFAKLARDKDIGKLLVPIIPDEARTFGMDSLFRQLGIYSHMGQIYEPVDAGNISYYREAQDGQILEEGINEAGAMSSFICAGTAYATHGVNTIPFYIYYSMFGFQRVGDLMWLAGDIRCKGFLLGGTAGRTTLNGEGLQHEDGHSHILASSVPNCIAYDPAYAYEIAIIIQDGIRRMYQEQEDVYYYMTLGNENYEHPPMPKGVEEGIVKGIYPLKKHRMQQGQHKVQLFGSASILRETLRAQEILAAEYNISADVWSVTSYKELRRDALETERWNMLHPTRRQKKPYIVKVLEKTDGPIVAASDYMKALPEMIRPWVPEDLMVLGTDGFGRSDTRQALRRHFEVDAECIAVAALHVLAKQGKIKREQVATAIDELGIDPEKIDPVSAGPVTTYY
- a CDS encoding fumarylacetoacetate hydrolase family protein, producing the protein MKLLQFAQPERGSRLGLVKGDEVFDLTACAPHPASLHDLYYRHGGNKNSIASTVEAINIHNALRLSLRDLLDNTDDPDQPHLISPVTAPTDAPHKLRIWLAGVTHEDSAKLREIEAKQATGDAVNVYDQKYRECAQGGTPELFAKNDTAALVGHGGSISHPHNTQRLVPETELVTIYGLNATGQIERLGYTGGNDYTDNGIEAENPLNLPQAKNWSHGCASLGPLMVTNSAYDDSSVAVSCEVIRNNTRIAYKKGHTGQNHLNMPDGLFHLERSLFSRLPLEPDTLQILYWGTPIVFSDDDLESGLCEGDHVCMTFEGIGPLENPITAFPQTNQLQWLDNHR